The DNA sequence TGCTTCTCTAACGCAGCCGCCACCGCGTTGCGCTCAACATCGAAGAGGCTCGCCGCTTCCTTGCCAGCGGTGGCTATGGTGGTCTCATATCGTAACCCAAGATCGACGGGTTGAATGGTCTCGGTTTCGCAGAGGATTACCGCTTTTTCGATTGTATGCTTTAGCTCGCGGATGTTTCCGGGCCAGCTGTGCCGTTGCAGCGCATCGAACGCTTTTTCGCTTAGGCCAATGGCTGGCTTGCCATACTTGGGTGCATACTGCTTAATAAAAAAGTCGACCAGCCCCGGAATATCATCCTTTCGCTCCCTGAGCGGTGGAAGCTGTATGGCTATTGTATTTATTCGATAAAGGAGGTCTTCGCGGAAGAGCCCCTGTCGTATCATCTCGTCCAAATTCTTGTTGGTGGCGGTAATCAACCGAATATCGATGGGGATGGG is a window from the Williamwhitmania sp. genome containing:
- a CDS encoding sigma-54 dependent transcriptional regulator, which translates into the protein EAFINVDLGAISESLFESELFGHVKGAFTDARDDRAGRFEIASGGTLFMDEVANLPLPQQAKLLAALQNREIFRLGSNTPIPIDIRLITATNKNLDEMIRQGLFREDLLYRINTIAIQLPPLRERKDDIPGLVDFFIKQYAPKYGKPAIGLSEKAFDALQRHSWPGNIRELKHTIEKAVILCETETIQPVDLGLRYETTIATAGKEAASLFDVERNAVAAALEKHKGNLSMAAKALKISRTTLYAKIQKYNL